Genomic DNA from Betta splendens chromosome 10, fBetSpl5.4, whole genome shotgun sequence:
TAAATGGTTTAGTATAATACTGTAGTTGAAGATTATGAAGCTATTTCGGATCTAAACTACAAGTCAGGCCCTGTTTGTGTAGTATGAGGTAATAAGTGATGTCTTCATCTGCTTTTGAGGTTTCACTGTAACGCACTGCGACGTGCCTTGTCGTTGGAATGCACGCAAAACTAAAAACCCGTTCCCGACTTGGGAGAATAGCATCGGTATAGACCATAGACTGAAGGTAAATAATGCAACATCGCACTCGGTAGCAGCAAAACAAGGAGGGGCTGGAGGTTGAGCAGGATGACAGCCCTAATCACCCGTCTAACCATCTCCCGTAAACACGCACCGCAAATCTCCCAAATCCAACCGGGCCAAAGCAATAACAAGAGGAGGAGTGTCGTTACCTGATTGTTAATATGCAAACATCTGATCGCTGATATTTCCCTTGTAAAGCTCACATGTCGTTAGGCTAAGTGCGGCATCCTACGGTCAGCTGTTCCACTGTGGAACATTCCGTGGATTTCACCACTGCTTTAAAGAAAGGTGCTAATTATTGGGCTCTCGTGGTGGCAGCACATGATGTCAAAAAACTGTGCGATTCACCGGAGTTACAACTCCCGAGAGCGATTCCGTAATCGACACTTTTCGGTTCAGGAAATGGTAACGCAGCCCTACGATTGTTTTGGTTTGTGCTGTTCCCTGTTACACCCCCGTTTCTGCGTCTTTCCAGAGCAGAGAGCACGCGCCAAGCTGCCATTTTTACCGTAATAGACAGAAAACGCGGGTCCTCGCAAATCAGCGATCGTCTATGAAAAGTTCTCACgaaaagcatttactgtatttgaccCCGTGGGGCAAAACACAGAATATTGGTGAAAGAAAAGTAACAAAATCACAAGTCTGAAAGtcttatatttaaatatttattaatgtaCATAAAACTATTgagctttttttattcattcttttaAACAGAATGTGTCTGTTCTGTTGCATTACTAGTTTATTTTTTGAAAAGTTCATCTACAgtttgaaaatgtttattaatgacTTCAGATAGTATCAGAAATAATTtaaatgcgtgtgtgttgtcTTATATACAAGCCAGGCACTTTTTATCATCTATGTAGAGAAACTGCAGTAAGAGCTCACTTAgtactttgtgtttatttatttttctgtttactgaaaTTGCTatgacagtgttttattatattCCCACCCACTTATATCTTCCTGGATCAGAGTACTGTTGCACTCAGGACAGTAAGTCATAAACCAAAGTTTATTTGGATAAGATTGTAGGAACAAAGTTCTGAGATGCCAGTCCTACGTATACAGACTAGGCTACAATGACAACATACCTGTAGTTTATGATCATATTTCCCCTTTCATAATCTGTACATACACGCAACACGATCTGTAGATAATTTTAAAAATGGTATTGACCCACTTCATCATTTTCTTCATTTGACAAATAATTCTAATCTTTCTTTTGCACTTTAGGATAAACTGTTAAAATATTACTCTCAGCCTcactgtacatttaaaataaatgcatttgattctaataaataaatgctaacAAGCTAACACAGGAAATTAACATTGTGACCTTGATGAATAGTCACCCATGGTCGTATCATTTGGCTCAAAGTGCTGCTGACCGTAAGTACGACCATACAtcgctgcttttgttttgaggCAAATGATTGTGAATGAAGCCAgcgctgcaggaaaacaaatccTTTGTGTGATGCCCATTAATTGGGAGTGCAGGCCGGCTGTGGAGTGGGGGGAGAGTTCATTAGAGAGGTGCGTGGCTCTGTGTTCTCTGGTTCTAATGAGGCGTTTTAAACAGGGGCCCTGGTCAAACTGGGTTTTCTCAATGATAGCAGACGGACTGCGgtggttgccatgacaacagaggCAGCCATTCAAACAAAAGGCCGGTTCACAAGCCCGTACGGTTCGGGTTTGGACATGGGAGACCCAATATGACACAGTGCCAAGTATTCCTGGTGGCAGGGCTGGCCAGCCTTTGATGAAGTGAGGCGGTCGTCACACGGAGCCTGCCTCTCATCACTAACCAGGCCGTCACGGCGACAGTGGAGTCATGTGTGGGAGAAAAACCATAGCTGCTCCTGCATGGTTTATGTCTTTGACTATTCAGTTTTAGGAAGATGTCCTTGCCTGCTTTTGCTCTGTGTGCGTTTTGATGGTTATTTGCAATTGGCAGTTTCTTGTGCATATGCGTTAATGATTTATATTTACAACTGTGACACACTCATCACTAGGAGGGGAAGGAGCCAAAGGTCTCATCTGGACGTTCGTAACTGCGAAGCTTCCCTGTGAGTGTCATCCGGTAAgtgtagctgctgctggatttTTCCTATTTTATAGTGACTGATCAAGTATAATTCTTTgcctaaatgtaaatgtaaataacatTGAATGCAGGAAGTATGGTTTGCTGTTTCGGATCAGATGTCATAAAAACTGGTGCTAAGAAACCAGGCAAAAATCAGTTTGATATACTTTGATTGATTACAACATACATTTTCATGATGTTTTAGCACAACAATAGTAaatgtttacagtatatgcCTCATATTAATCTCTTTTATGATTtgtaaaactaaatataaaGTTATAAAGTTTCTATAAgtttgatgctgatgctgccttTTTAAAGAGAATAGTTACCTTTTTTTAATGAGAAGGGACTCAGATGTATAGTTTTGAGGGCTTTACATAGGACTGTAGTTTTTGCCATATATTATGGGTATGTTGTACAAAGCCAGTAGCTTTGTTCTAGCCCTGCACCTGATTTCTATTATAAAACCtaaaaacagtaacagtaactgtTGTAGAGTAAAAGTAGTGTGTGAAATATAATTTTGTCATTTTCAAATAATTTATTATCACAAGCCAAAGAGCAATAGTGCAGGTGCTACAGTGGTTGTTTCTACATTGAGTAATTAACATTGATACGTTCTTGCTGTAAATCTTATAATGATTCATCTATTTTAATTCTGGCCTTCTTAAACCATTGAAGGACAATCTCCTAAACTTTTTcttaatttaaatacatttttgagATTTGTGATTTCTTGAATATAGtcaaacattatttattattagtttttGTTTAACTTTAACTAAaacttattttacttttattttactttcaaCTTTAGTATGAAGCAAAAGTGCAGCCATACATCACAATTCTTCATGTGatttttaatgaaatgttttgaTGTCAACTATGACTCGTGTTTGTTCTAAATAGCTTTTTCAAACATGATTTTACATATTGTAGGTCTACCATCGCTTCTCTTCTGGTCTATTTCTAGCTTTAAGTTACAGTAAATGGTAGGGATAAAAGCCCTCTCTGTAAATGAAACCTACAACACTTCATGGCAGGTGTATTCATCTGCTATGAACATGCAGGCGTGGCCAAATATACCATAAACTGTTAAATATTAACACATAGAAGTCGATGCCCTGTGTGCCTCCCAAATCATTTGAAAATGTGGTTTCTAGCAACAAATTTAAtagtttaaataataaattcacTTTATATAATGAAGTTGGTGGCAAACATTTTCGATTTCCTGCTTCTCTCCTTGAGCAGAGATTCATTGTGTCTATAAAACATCCAAAAATTGTATCTGCCACAATTTGACCTCCTTAAATGGTCTTGACCAAAACTTTAAAACTAATAATCTTACAGTGAAAACTTGTCTATCTTCTCATTTACAGACATGGAGGGTCTCACAGGaagtctgctgctgttgtgcctTATCAGCTTAACTAATGGTGAGCATCTATGTCTGTATTTCTCCTTAATATAACAATGAAGTACTTCACTAACCCCTTGAATAATAGGGTGCAATACTGTGCTTCCACAGCAAATACTGGTCCAGTCATCACCAAACCGGTGTACAACGTGTGTGAAGACACTCCCATAGGTAACTGCACGTGTGTTATTTGATATAACAGTGAAACTGTTTTAATGGAGCACATATTCATACATGCTTTACTCATTGCTTCCATAGGCGCACTGGCATTTACGATAGAGGCAAATGACCCAGATGGTGACCCAATGACTTTTTCACTCACTGGTGACAATCGCGCTTACTTCAATGTAATTAGCTCCACTGGGCAGGTGACAGTCAGTAAGCAGCTAAACAGAGAGGTACAGTATGGTGCCATAGACCACATCAggtgtttgtgtaatgttttaTGGATTAATGTGGCTTTTAATGTGTAGACTGACGAGGTAATGGACCTTGGCGTAATTGTTTCTGACGGCCCCAATGATGTAAGTAACATTCAAGTTAGTGTTaatctgacttttttttacttatatCAGTGTGTTATTGTCATGTTATTTGCTTATCAATGTATTTCAGACACCTGGACAGTTAACTATAATCCTGTTAGATGCCAACGACAACAAACCCGTATTTGAGCCCGCTTCCTATGATGTTAATGTTCTGGAAGTGAGTCAAACATAGTACAGTTAGCTATGTTGATGTACATACAGCAATACTTGACAGTGAAGACAAAGTACTGATCCATTCTTTTCCATGTGTCTCATCAGAACACTGCTGTGGGTGCGACTCTGTTCACGGCACAAGCCACAGATGACGACACGTCACTCGCTCGTGTGATTAAGTACAACATTGACCAAGTAAGACGCTTCAGTGAATTCATTCAGTAACATTGTGTTATCATCATGTTATGTATCAAACTTTATCAAAGTGTCAATGACAACATGATTGTTTTTAGGTAATTCCCAGTGCTGGGTCCAACCTGTTTACCATTGGAAGCAACACAGGTGAAGTCAAATTAAATGGGAATCTGAATTATAATAACCTGGGAAATTCCTACCGACTGAAGATTAATGCAACTGTAAGTATAAAACCTTTTATAAAACCatcttttactttaattatataAAAGATTGGAGAACTAGAACTAATTGGTGTTTATTGatataatttaacaaaaacaatatttaattttGTCCGTATGTGTCTTAACAGGATGGTGGAGGCAAGTGTTATTATGATGAAATCAAGTACAACTCAGCTGTGGCTTTTTCTATTGTTACTGTTGTGGACGTGCCGGACATGGACCCAAAGTTCACCAACGATAAATACACAGGAAAAGTGGAGGAGAATTCTCCCTTAGTAAGTGCTGTGTTTAACCTGACTCGTGTAAATAAGAGGTAAATTAGCGCTTTACAACGACCGTACAAACGACAACGTTTGTGACCCAGAGGAATTGTCTTCTTTGACAGGGCCAGTCTGTTTCTGAAGTCAGCGCCTTCGACCAGGACACAGGTGTTAATGATCCCATCACCTATAGCATTGAAAGTAAGGCTCAACATCCCGAAGAAGCTAAATCTATTCTCTTTCTAATGGCAATCTGGGAGTATTGaaatcctttttttatttttgtttgacAGGTTCAACGGTAGAAGGCCTGTTTACAATCTCAAGTGAGAGTGGCGTCATATCTGTAGCAGCAGCCATAGACAGAGAAGTTATTGGGGATAATGTTACCCTGGTTGTAAAGGTACACTTCATTCGTCTGGCTTGTTTGTAAGGTTAGCCTAGTTCTGAGTAGCtataaaaaataagaaaaagccCACTTCATTCCTTGTGATATTTGTATTAAATGGAAATAATAATCttattaaaattataataatattattttgttaaactttaaATAACTGGGAGGTATGAAGTACCTTTCTCCATTCGCTTCTGCTTCAGGCCACTGAAACCAACGTGGACGTCACGGGGGTCAGAGCCAGCGCCACCGCCACCGTGCTGATCGACATCAtcgacgtcaacgacaaccccCCGGAGTTTTACAAATGTGACGACTCCTGTGTGAAGGCCAGCGACTTCGCGGTAGAAGTCCCGGAGCAGCTCCCTGGGATTATTTCCCTCGGCATGACTGTCATAGATCTGGACAAGGTGAGAAAAACGCCTACGAGATGATGAGAACGTCACAATAAACAGCCACGCTCATTCAACGGGTTCTCCCAGATCGCTGGCACCAATCTAATCCTGGAGGGAGAGTACAAGAATGTCTTCTCTGTGGAGCCTTCCACGATTGCAGTGTCCAGGAGCATTGTTCAGCTCCTGATAAAGCAGCCACAAATACTGGACTATGAAAAAATCCAGCAAATGATATTACAAGTAAGAAAAGTAACAAATCGGCCACGAGTCTGAGATGATTAATGACTTTTTAAGATCATATTAGTGAATTTTAAAGCGCTGTACCTGACTAAGGGGTTCGTCTGTGCTTCTGCTTTGGTGCAGGTCATTGCTATAGATCAAGGGAACGCAAGGTACCGCTCCACTGCTACAGTTACTATAAACATCAAAGACACTAACGACAACAGCCCCATTTTTCCAATGGACACATATAGGTTGAAGGTGGCTGAGCACTCGCCTGAAGGGACAGTATTGGCCACCATCACTGTAGGTTCTGAGCTTTTCTCCCTTCTACGTTTCAAACATGAAAACCACGGTGAGTCAGAACCTACACTGTTTTGTTGTCCACCAGGCAGAGGATCCTGACACGATGGATCAAGACCAGCTCGTCTACACTCTTCTTCCAGAAAGCATGTACGTCCGCCCTTGGACCAAACTCTGCTGTTTGCTATTCTGACTGATGGGAGTTCCTCTTGTGAGGCTAAACGCCACTTTGTGTCCTCAGAAAACAGTATTTTGACGTGGAGCCGCAGTCGGGCACAGTTTACGTCAAAAACCCAGATCTGTTGGATCGTGAGATCAGGTCTCTGTATTCGGCAACGCTGCAGGCCAAAGACACCGACGGGAAGCCCGGGACCACAGTGCTGGAGATCACCCTGACCGACATCAATGACCAGCGTCCCGTCTTTAACAGAGACCCCTACCAGTTCTTTGTGAAGGAGGGTGAACGGCTTACAGAAACTATACAGGTACCGGCGGCATTACAGCGAATACTCCGTGACATGATGATGATTACTAAGCATGTTCCTCATCAGGCTACAGACGCTGACGATCCCGAGACAGATAACAGCAAAATCGTGTATGGAGTCCTGCCGGGCAAGTACAGCAATAACTTCACCATCGACCCCGACACAGGGGTGTTGACCAACTCAGGGGAACTGGACCGTGAGGCTCTGAACCCAGATCTGAACGGGAGGGTTGAGCTGGAGATAACTGCAACTGACAAGGGCACCCCCCCGCTGGACTCTGTAGTCACAGTTATTATCACCATAGAGGTAAGAATTAGGCTTATGGAAGCgtgctgttactgaagctgctcctgggACTTGCATTGAGTGGCATCACAAAGCGGGCTCACTTATTGAGGACAGCCAGAACCAGCTATGGTTTGCTTCATGATACAGAAACCTGACTTCGGTTTCCTTTTCTATCCATCACAGGatattaatgacaacacacCACAGTTTAACGCCTCCGTTTACAAATTTCGGGTTaaagaagcagaaaaaggtTCGTATGTGACTTTGACCTCTCAAGTGTTCATAACCATCGGACTGGTTTTTAATCGCATCTTTCTGTTGGAATCAGGTGCATACGTGGGTTCTGTTTACGCCCAGGATCTGGAccaaatgccagagttcaaccGAATTTCTTTTAACATCGAGGCGAGTTTCGGCCTCTTCGCCATCCGCTCGTCTTCAGTGAATGGAGTTTACCAGGGAACCATCACCGTAGACCGGGACATCGCGCTGGACTATGAGGGCGGCCACGAGAGCTTCACACTCCTGGTAGAGGCCGATGATCTGGAGAGGAAGTCCGAGGCGaccgtggaggtggaggtggtcgaCGTGAACGACGAGAGGCCCGAGTTCCTGCCGTCGAAGCCCGTGACTGTGAAGGAGAACACCACCGTCACTGATGTGATCGGGGCTTTCATAGGGCACGACAAAGACGGAAGCCACTCGCTGGTGTACCAGCAGGAGTCCATCAAATGCAGGTGCAACGGCTCCTTGACCGACTGCGACTGGTTCATCCTCAGTTCAACAGGGGAGGTCGCCGTCAATCCAGACGTCATCGTGGACTACGAGGAGTGTGACCAGGCGGTGGTGGAGGCGTGGGTGGTGGATGTGGCCACAGAGAAAGGATCCAACATTAGTGCCTCAACAGGTTAGTGTCATTTACAGATGATGATCAAATGTCAATGTAATAGTGACgcagtaaaagcagcaaatccagcaccacacacactcaaacacacacacacgtcagtgCAATGGTTCTCTTCTAATCTGTTTTAGGAAACATGGTGATCAACATTGAAGACATCAACGACAATCCTCCAGAGTTCATCCCCTCGAACGCTGTGCTCGGTGAGTGGGTGTCTGAGTTCACACTGTTTCGTCCAAAGTGGAGATGCTGGTTTGTTCTTTTACTTTTCCAACTGAAAGTTGCAAATTGTCAAGTGTGGAAATTCAtttctcattcatttttaaaccaCCTCATCCCCAATCAGCGATCACGTGACATTCTGTGCCTTTAACAAGGATTTCCGTCCTTTCTGCTTCAGTGGTGGTGTCAGAAGGCGCAAGCAAAGGAACCTCGGTCGCAACAGTCGCTGTGAGTAGAAAGAGAAACCACACAGCTGACGCTTCCGCTCTGTGACGCCGCGTCCACACGCTCACGCTtgtgtcctgctgctcccagGCTACGGATCGAGACTCTGGTATAAATGCACAGATTGACTTTAAGGTAGCAGACGTCAAATTCATGGACACCAACAATCAAATAAGCAACATGAGGGATCTGTTTGAGGCCGTCACCACACAGCAGAAGGACATTTATGTTGGAATCATCCAGTGAGTgcttttactgctgcttttactgctgTACTTTTGCCCTACCGGGACAACggcctaaaaacaaacaagcaaaagtGATTTAAGAGACGAGGACGCAAAGTGATTGTTTCATTGCTCCTCTGTCGTTGCACAGAACCACGGAGAAGCTTGACCTGACTCTGAAAGGGAAGTATCTGGTCACAGTAGCTGCATCTGATGCCGGCGGTCTGTCCAGGAGCATCGTGCTGGAGGTGGGCACCTCCCATCACACAGCTGACAGCCAGCGTTGCTTCTTTGTCAACTGTGTGCTAacgcctctctcctctctgtgctgcagaTTTTTACCGTTGATGAATCATATAAGGTTGAACTTCAGTTTACAAAAACTGTAGAGGAGGTGAAAAGAAATCAAGCAGAAATCGAAAGGTGGGCGTTTGTCAGGCTGCTCTGTCTGGATTTATTGGATGGGCAGTAGTGAAGTATTAGCAGTTTAAGCTGGATGATAaagagctgcagtgtttttgaAGCATTTGTTAAATCTTAGTTGTGTTAACATAATTGGTCCTGTTTCACGTGTAGGAGTAATATTTTGTTTACAGGATGCTCAAAACGGCCACCAGAGCTGACGTGATCGTTGTCTCCATCAGTCCTGACTCTGCTCAAGCGTCAAGGCAAGTGTCACCACTAGGTGGcgtcagtgtgtctgtgaaaaAATGGATTTGATGATGATAGTATGTGATTTCAGCGACACAGATTCTAGATTTTTATTCAGACGCCTAAATGTGCTGATTCAGCTTCATTGTGTCCTCCCAGGAATACAGCCACCACCCTCATGGTGACGTACTTCGTTTATCCCAACGGGACGGCTCTTACCTCTATTGAACTGGAGAAGATCCTGTCTGATAGTGACTATTACCTCAGCCTGTTAGAACTCGGCCTCAGCAACGTTGTAAGTACAAGCCGGCCATCTTATACCGTATTAGTCAACCCAGCAGGTATAAATTCATTTCAGTGACTGTTTATGCACCTGAGTCTCACATACTTAATCATGAGAAGAGAAGCAGCACCATAATAACTGGAGTAGTTCAATTTGTAAACCCAGAAGTCTTTTACTTTACTTAGGAATGATtaagataattaaaaaataaataagccgTTGAAATATACACAGTTGGACACAAATGAGGAAAGTCTGTTTCTCACAGATGTTTGCAGTTTAATTATAGCATCCACTGTGTCTAAAGCTTTTTGAATTAAtgatgatttaatttaataatgatGTCTTCAGGTTTATATCTGTGTGTTACATGCAGTGTCTTTGTTTAGTTTAAGTGTTACGGTGAAGTGAGACAGAGGTCGTGCTTTGTTTATAGGGGAAGGTTCCTACAGTAGATACGCCCGTAGACACCGTGAAGTACGTCCTGCTGGGGATCGTGGCCGGTCTCGTCGTCGTGCTGGCAATCCTCCTCACGTCACTGATGTGCAGCCGCAGAAGGTGAGGGCAAAAGATGTAAAAGAGTCAATCTACAAAAACAGGACCGGTGGAATATCATCAAATCTGCTCTGATGCCCTACAGCTACAAGAggaagctgaaagcagccaaaGCCATGAACACTGCATCCATGATGGGCTCTGACAACCAGAAAAGTGGTGCCGTGGTCCCTGGAACCAACAAGTACACAATGGAGGGGTGAGGACATCTGCAACAACAACGTCTGAACTGAATCCATAGTAAGCGGGGCTTATTTGAGCCTGAGTCTGTGTGTCGTTGCCTCCTGCCAGCGCTAATCCCGTGCTCAACCTCAACATCGACTCAGCCATGGTGCTGGACGAGGACGACTCGGACGGCGACAAAGTCAGGTGAGCGCGGCCTCCCTAACGCTAACGTCTCCACCGTCTATTGATAGCTCCAGGCGGAGCCGAAGCCAAGCGCAGGGCGAGTGCACGCTCGGATTACGACGCTCTTTGTTTTTCCCACTCAAGCCTCAACTCCCTGGACTACAGCGAAGACATGAACACCTATGAAAAGGACACGAGCCCTATTATGGTGAGATTAACAACCAGCATTTCAAGTTGTTAATAGAACGTGAACTCGTTGTAACACCTACATATTCCCTCATTAGAAGATTATtcgggaggaggatgaggatgaggatgaagatgagcgGGACGGGGGGCCGCTGGGGTACATCGAGCCTCTGGGTGCAGCGCTGGCCCAGCGGGGGGAGAAGAGGGACAGCCCACGCATGGTTTTCAGCAACCCCGCTTTTAGCACCACAGACCTGTGACGAAACAGGCCTTTTCTGGCATCACACTCACTGAATCAACATGTAAGCGTATTTACTATACAGGTATACAAAAAAGACTGTGTTCTTTAGGTAAACATCACCTAAACTACATATAAACGTGTTCAAAATCCACGGAGAAGCGCAGAAAGAAGTTGCTTGTTGCGTGTGAGAATCACTTTATTTTGTTGAAATCAACTGTATTATAAGTTAACATACAATGATCAGTTTCGTTGCAGCTGATGCTActagaaaagagaaagaagaataTTGCATAAAATTAGTGTATGATTAAAATTCTTATTTATCGCTCTTCAGCCTAAAGGGCTCATCTCTGATTTGGGTTCTACACATTGGCAGATACATGTTGCTGAAATAAAAGCTCATGCAGCTTGAAACAAGCGGAGGATTTCACTGTCTAGCGACGTCTACTCAATGAATGTATCACAAGTGcaatctgtaaataaaagtaCTTTTCTCAAATGTGGACTTGATGAACACTAAGATCACTGTAATAACACTGAAAGGAAACACGTTTAAAAGAAGTTTCATCACATAATTCACATCTTGTGGCGTTTAAATACGGGAAATAATGACAGAATATAATAATGaagttactttttttttttaaatgatcttGATTGTGCTTGTACATTCTTCTTTTTTACACCACACAAATGAGTCAAAAACAGGTGCCAAATCTAAAAGCAGATCAtacgacgcacacacacctgcactaACGCAACGTTAATATCAATTCAAACTGGCGTCGCTCCGCTGTCGCCCCCCTCGGCTTAGCACGGGGTGCGCGCGCCGGCGACCAGGAGAAGGTATTGTGCTCGTTGCCATGGTTTCATAACGTCTGAGgtgcattaaaaaaagcaacagctGAAATGAGTCAGTGGACGGCGGAGTGGTGAGGAAGCGCTACCGGCGGTGCTGATGTGTCACCCTCGTTCTACCAAACGCGGAGTCCATGgagctgcgtgtgtgtccgaGTGAGAACTTTCAGGACATTTGTGAAAAAGAAGAatagtaaacaaaaaaaaaaaaatcagactgTCAGGTTGTGTATCAAACCTTGTGCTTGTTGTCCCGCGCGAGGATGCCATGCCCGTGAAGGCGCCCCGTCGCGGCCGCGCGCGTCAGCCGTCGCTCGTGCCCGTCACTCGGTGGTGTGGGCTCTGGAGCAGCAGTGCGGCTGCTGCACGTTCTCCATCAGGAGGCGGAAGGGGTTCCGTCGGTGTCGCCGCGCCTTGCCCTCCCGCTCCCCCCTCTTCCCGGCCGCGCCCCTGCCGGAGCCCGCCGCCCCCGGGGCGGAGTCCGGGCTGAGCGGCGTGGCGGAGGGCGTGAGGGGCGGCGGGGGCGGCATGGACGGCTGCCGCTTCTGCTTCTTCACCTGCTTCTCCAGGTGCTTCTGGATGGCCGAGCCCAGCACCGACACCTCCACCACCGCCCCGTACACCTCCCACGTCATCCCTTTGTCGTCCCAGCTCACCTCCTGCACCGGCTCCTCGCCTttgtcctctccttcctccttgcTGGCTGTTTCCTCCTTGGtgtcctccgctgcctcctccgctgcctcctcctttctctccccttcctcctcctcctcctctatcttCTCCTCCACGCTGACCTCCTTCCTGATCTCGGG
This window encodes:
- the cdhr2 gene encoding cadherin-related family member 2 isoform X1, with the translated sequence MEGLTGSLLLLCLISLTNANTGPVITKPVYNVCEDTPIGALAFTIEANDPDGDPMTFSLTGDNRAYFNVISSTGQVTVSKQLNRETDEVMDLGVIVSDGPNDTPGQLTIILLDANDNKPVFEPASYDVNVLENTAVGATLFTAQATDDDTSLARVIKYNIDQVIPSAGSNLFTIGSNTGEVKLNGNLNYNNLGNSYRLKINATDGGGKCYYDEIKYNSAVAFSIVTVVDVPDMDPKFTNDKYTGKVEENSPLGQSVSEVSAFDQDTGVNDPITYSIESSTVEGLFTISSESGVISVAAAIDREVIGDNVTLVVKATETNVDVTGVRASATATVLIDIIDVNDNPPEFYKCDDSCVKASDFAVEVPEQLPGIISLGMTVIDLDKIAGTNLILEGEYKNVFSVEPSTIAVSRSIVQLLIKQPQILDYEKIQQMILQVIAIDQGNARYRSTATVTINIKDTNDNSPIFPMDTYRLKVAEHSPEGTVLATITAEDPDTMDQDQLVYTLLPESIKQYFDVEPQSGTVYVKNPDLLDREIRSLYSATLQAKDTDGKPGTTVLEITLTDINDQRPVFNRDPYQFFVKEGERLTETIQATDADDPETDNSKIVYGVLPGKYSNNFTIDPDTGVLTNSGELDREALNPDLNGRVELEITATDKGTPPLDSVVTVIITIEDINDNTPQFNASVYKFRVKEAEKGAYVGSVYAQDLDQMPEFNRISFNIEASFGLFAIRSSSVNGVYQGTITVDRDIALDYEGGHESFTLLVEADDLERKSEATVEVEVVDVNDERPEFLPSKPVTVKENTTVTDVIGAFIGHDKDGSHSLVYQQESIKCRCNGSLTDCDWFILSSTGEVAVNPDVIVDYEECDQAVVEAWVVDVATEKGSNISASTGNMVINIEDINDNPPEFIPSNAVLVVVSEGASKGTSVATVAATDRDSGINAQIDFKVADVKFMDTNNQISNMRDLFEAVTTQQKDIYVGIIQTTEKLDLTLKGKYLVTVAASDAGGLSRSIVLEIFTVDESYKVELQFTKTVEEVKRNQAEIERMLKTATRADVIVVSISPDSAQASRNTATTLMVTYFVYPNGTALTSIELEKILSDSDYYLSLLELGLSNVGKVPTVDTPVDTVKYVLLGIVAGLVVVLAILLTSLMCSRRSYKRKLKAAKAMNTASMMGSDNQKSGAVVPGTNKYTMEGANPVLNLNIDSAMVLDEDDSDGDKVSLNSLDYSEDMNTYEKDTSPIMKIIREEDEDEDEDERDGGPLGYIEPLGAALAQRGEKRDSPRMVFSNPAFSTTDL
- the cdhr2 gene encoding cadherin-related family member 2 isoform X2, producing MTFSLTGDNRAYFNVISSTGQVTVSKQLNRETDEVMDLGVIVSDGPNDTPGQLTIILLDANDNKPVFEPASYDVNVLENTAVGATLFTAQATDDDTSLARVIKYNIDQVIPSAGSNLFTIGSNTGEVKLNGNLNYNNLGNSYRLKINATDGGGKCYYDEIKYNSAVAFSIVTVVDVPDMDPKFTNDKYTGKVEENSPLGQSVSEVSAFDQDTGVNDPITYSIESSTVEGLFTISSESGVISVAAAIDREVIGDNVTLVVKATETNVDVTGVRASATATVLIDIIDVNDNPPEFYKCDDSCVKASDFAVEVPEQLPGIISLGMTVIDLDKIAGTNLILEGEYKNVFSVEPSTIAVSRSIVQLLIKQPQILDYEKIQQMILQVIAIDQGNARYRSTATVTINIKDTNDNSPIFPMDTYRLKVAEHSPEGTVLATITAEDPDTMDQDQLVYTLLPESIKQYFDVEPQSGTVYVKNPDLLDREIRSLYSATLQAKDTDGKPGTTVLEITLTDINDQRPVFNRDPYQFFVKEGERLTETIQATDADDPETDNSKIVYGVLPGKYSNNFTIDPDTGVLTNSGELDREALNPDLNGRVELEITATDKGTPPLDSVVTVIITIEDINDNTPQFNASVYKFRVKEAEKGAYVGSVYAQDLDQMPEFNRISFNIEASFGLFAIRSSSVNGVYQGTITVDRDIALDYEGGHESFTLLVEADDLERKSEATVEVEVVDVNDERPEFLPSKPVTVKENTTVTDVIGAFIGHDKDGSHSLVYQQESIKCRCNGSLTDCDWFILSSTGEVAVNPDVIVDYEECDQAVVEAWVVDVATEKGSNISASTGNMVINIEDINDNPPEFIPSNAVLVVVSEGASKGTSVATVAATDRDSGINAQIDFKVADVKFMDTNNQISNMRDLFEAVTTQQKDIYVGIIQTTEKLDLTLKGKYLVTVAASDAGGLSRSIVLEIFTVDESYKVELQFTKTVEEVKRNQAEIERMLKTATRADVIVVSISPDSAQASRNTATTLMVTYFVYPNGTALTSIELEKILSDSDYYLSLLELGLSNVGKVPTVDTPVDTVKYVLLGIVAGLVVVLAILLTSLMCSRRSYKRKLKAAKAMNTASMMGSDNQKSGAVVPGTNKYTMEGANPVLNLNIDSAMVLDEDDSDGDKVSLNSLDYSEDMNTYEKDTSPIMKIIREEDEDEDEDERDGGPLGYIEPLGAALAQRGEKRDSPRMVFSNPAFSTTDL